A genomic region of Raphanus sativus cultivar WK10039 chromosome 6, ASM80110v3, whole genome shotgun sequence contains the following coding sequences:
- the LOC130496168 gene encoding uncharacterized protein LOC130496168: protein MGNCLIHDNGFAGKDLEPELPVELLEEGKVSSGEEGGNERSTPKESKVVRIKVVVTKGELREILGHKRGIYSIQDLAHVLKDSGRNISRAYEEEEEEQDENWRPTLESIPEN from the coding sequence ATGGGAAACTGCCTGATACACGACAATGGCTTTGCTGGAAAAGATCTCGAACCCGAGCTCCCGGTTGAGTTATTGGAAGAAGGTAAAGTGAGTAGCGGTGAGGAAGGAGGAAATGAAAGATCAACACCAAAAGAGTCTAAAGTGGTGAGGATCAAAGTAGTGGTGACAAAAGGAGAACTTAGAGAAATCTTGGGTCACAAGAGAGGTATCTATTCCATTCAAGACTTAGCTCATGTTCTCAAAGATAGTGGCAGAAACATCTCCAGGgcttatgaagaagaagaagaagaacaagatgaaAACTGGAGGCCTACGTTAGAAAGTATTCCTGAGAACTAA
- the LOC108829385 gene encoding protein DETOXIFICATION 40-like — MDSYQDDGVYQPLLQPDQFFPSTESNNGELERVLSEVETPLFLRLRKATMIESKLLFKLAAPAVIVYMINYLMSMSTQIFSGHLGNLELAAASLGNRGIQVFAYGLMLGMGSAVETLCGQAFGSRKYEMLGVYLQRSTVLLTLTGVLLTLIYVFSENILLFLGQSPEIASAASLFVYGLIPQIFAYAVNFPMQKFLQSQSIVAPSAYISTATLYVHLLLSWLAIYKLGIGLLGASLVLSLSWWIIVVAQFVYIVTSERCRETWRGFSVQAFSGLPSFFELSAASAVMLCLETWYFQILVLLAGLLENPELALDSLSVCLTIAGWAFMISVGFNAAISVRVSNELGAGNPKSAAFSVIIVNIYSLITSVILAIIVWLCRDILSYAFTEGEKVSAAVSDLCPFLAVTLVLNGIQHVLSGVAVGCGWQTFVAKVNVGCYYIIGIPIGALFGFYFKYDAKGIWTGMIGGTLIQTVVLVWVIFKTDWTKEVEEASKRLDKWSNKKPEIISE; from the exons ATGGACTCGTATCAGGATGATGGCGTATACCAACCCCTTCTCCAGCCTGATCAGTTTTTTCCGTCGACAGAGTCGAACAACGGCGAGTTAGAGAGAGTGCTATCCGAAGTTGAAACTCCCCTGTTTCTTCGCCTGCGTAAAGCCACAATGATTGAATCCAAGCTTCTTTTCAAACTTGCTGCACCTGCGGTCATCGTCTACATGATAAACTACCTCATGTCCATGTCCACTCAAATTTTCTCCGGCCATCTCGGAAACCTAGAACTCGCTGCCGCTTCTCTCGGAAACCGTGGAATTCAAGTCTTTGCCTATGGTCTCATG CTAGGAATGGGGAGTGCGGTTGAGACGCTATGTGGACAAGCGTTTGGAAGTAGAAAATATGAGATGCTCGGCGTTTATCTTCAGAGATCCACCGTGCTGCTCACTCTCACGGGCGTTCTCCTAACTTTAATTTACGTCTTTTCTGAAAACATTTTGCTTTTCCTCGGACAGTCACCGGAAATAGCTTCGGCCGCGTCTCTCTTCGTCTACGGTCTCATCCCTCAAATCTTTGCCTACGCCGTAAACTTCCCTATGCAGAAGTTCCTACAGTCGCAAAGCATCGTTGCACCGAGTGCTTACATCTCAACGGCCACTCTCTACGTTCACCTTCTCTTAAGCTGGCTCGCTATTTACAAGCTTGGGATAGGGCTTCTTGGAGCGTCGCTCGTGCTCAGCCTCTCGTGGTGGATTATAGTGGTGGCTCAGTTTGTTTACATAGTGACGAGTGAACGGTGTCGTGAGACGTGGAGAGGGTTTAGTGTGCAAGCGTTCTCGGGGCTACCGAGTTTCTTCGAACTGTCCGCCGCCTCCGCCGTGATGCTTTGCCTTGAGACTTGGTATTTTCAGATCTTGGTTCTTCTTGCCGGACTTCTCGAGAATCCGGAACTTGCTCTTGATTCTCTCTCTGTTTG CTTGACGATTGCTGGTTGGGCGTTCATGATATCTGTTGGGTTCAACGCAGCGATTAG TGTAAGAGTCAGTAATGAACTGGGAGCTGGAAATCCTAAATCAGCAGCATTTTCTGTAATCATCGTCAACATATATTCGTTAATCACAAGTGTGATCTTAGCCATTATAGTTTGGCTGTGCCGTGACATTCTGAGCTACGCATTCACCGAAGGTGAAAAAGTCTCAGCTGCGGTTTCTGATCTTTGCCCGTTTTTAGCTGTAACTCTTGTTCTCAATGGAATCCAACATGTACTGTCTG GTGTGGCGGTTGGGTGCGGTTGGCAAACGTTTGTGGCAAAAGTTAACGTTGGATGCTACTACATTATCGGAATTCCCATTGGGGCTCTCTTTGGGTTTTATTTCAAATACGATGCCAAG GGTATATGGACGGGAATGATTGGTGGTACGCTTATACAAACGGTTGTTTTGGTCTGGGTCATATTTAAAACAGACTGGACAAAAGAA GTTGAAGAAGCTTCCAAACGGCTAGATAAATGGAGCAACAAGAAACCAGAAATAATTTCTGAATGA